Proteins found in one Bacilli bacterium PM5-9 genomic segment:
- a CDS encoding large subunit ribosomal protein L9 (product_source=KO:K02939; cath_funfam=3.10.430.100,3.40.5.10; cog=COG0359; ko=KO:K02939; pfam=PF01281,PF03948; superfamily=55653,55658; tigrfam=TIGR00158), with product MKVILLEDVRGKGKKDDIIEVAGGFATHLIRNKQAIEASKGGVKKLDNQKAAREEENEKLKKEAMKNKEILERKPLEFKLNVGKDGRVFKSVSHKQIVDRVMSDFNIKLDKRKFKSKENINTLGTTNVDIELHKGVIATIKVAIKEQ from the coding sequence ATGAAAGTAATTTTATTAGAAGATGTTAGAGGAAAAGGAAAAAAAGATGATATTATTGAGGTAGCTGGTGGTTTTGCAACTCATTTAATTAGAAATAAACAAGCAATTGAAGCATCTAAAGGTGGAGTTAAAAAGCTTGATAATCAAAAAGCAGCTCGTGAAGAAGAAAATGAAAAATTAAAAAAAGAAGCTATGAAAAACAAAGAAATTTTAGAAAGAAAACCTTTGGAATTTAAATTAAATGTTGGTAAAGATGGACGTGTTTTTAAATCTGTAAGTCATAAACAAATTGTAGATCGTGTAATGAGTGATTTCAATATTAAATTAGATAAAAGAAAGTTCAAATCAAAAGAAAATATTAATACTTTAGGAACAACAAATGTTGATATAGAATTACATAAGGGAGTAATTGCGACAATTAAAGTGGCAATTAAAGAACAATAA
- a CDS encoding replicative DNA helicase (product_source=KO:K02314; cath_funfam=1.10.860.10,3.40.50.300; cog=COG0305; ko=KO:K02314; pfam=PF00772,PF03796; smart=SM00382; superfamily=48024,52540; tigrfam=TIGR00665), with product MRTLPHNTEAEQAVLGIMILSKNATDEALSALSISDFYVREHQIIFAGIKYLVDNLTPVDITTLTAHLVEKNQLDDIGGVEYLTSISQSVISSANVDYYINIILEKSLLRNLIDTSEKIASKGYEGLESTNDLIQDAEKDILKITRNRRTSDFKDSKEILKEVHENLVELSKNKEGLTGIPTGFTKIDQLTNGLQKGDLIILAARPSVGKTAFALNLAQNAAHISNKPVAIFSLEMGADQLIKRMISATGRIEGSKLRNGQLSDEDWLKYSKASSTLSKDPIYIDDTPAIKVMEIASKCRKLEREQGLGLIVIDYLQLITGSDNSRESRQVEVSEISRALKGLARELNVPVVALSQLSRSVEQRTDKRPMMSDLRESGAIEQDADIVAFLYRDDYYNKEDSEHPNQVDVIFGKHRNGATDTITLTFEKDVNKFLNIEYRDFE from the coding sequence ATGAGAACATTACCACATAATACTGAAGCTGAACAAGCAGTACTTGGAATAATGATATTAAGTAAAAATGCAACTGATGAAGCATTATCAGCCTTATCAATTAGTGATTTTTATGTTAGAGAACATCAAATCATATTTGCTGGAATAAAATATTTAGTTGATAATCTTACTCCAGTTGATATTACAACATTAACTGCTCATTTAGTTGAAAAAAACCAACTTGATGATATTGGTGGAGTAGAGTATCTTACGAGTATTTCGCAATCAGTTATTAGTAGTGCAAACGTTGACTATTATATTAATATTATATTAGAGAAATCTCTATTAAGAAACTTGATTGATACAAGTGAAAAGATAGCCTCTAAAGGATATGAAGGATTAGAGTCAACTAATGATTTAATTCAAGATGCCGAAAAGGATATTTTAAAAATCACAAGAAATAGAAGAACATCAGATTTTAAAGATTCAAAAGAAATTTTAAAAGAGGTGCATGAAAATTTAGTTGAGTTAAGTAAAAATAAGGAAGGACTAACAGGTATTCCAACGGGCTTTACAAAAATTGACCAACTTACTAATGGACTTCAAAAAGGTGATTTAATTATTTTAGCAGCTAGACCATCAGTTGGAAAAACTGCATTTGCTTTAAACTTAGCTCAAAATGCTGCTCATATTTCAAATAAACCAGTAGCAATTTTTTCATTAGAAATGGGTGCTGATCAATTGATTAAAAGGATGATTAGTGCTACAGGTAGAATTGAAGGTAGTAAACTTAGAAATGGACAATTAAGTGATGAGGACTGGTTAAAGTATTCAAAAGCATCATCTACCTTATCAAAAGATCCAATCTATATTGATGATACACCAGCTATTAAAGTTATGGAAATAGCGAGTAAGTGTCGTAAATTAGAGCGTGAACAAGGACTTGGATTGATTGTTATTGACTACTTACAATTAATTACTGGTTCAGATAATTCTCGTGAGTCAAGGCAAGTTGAAGTATCTGAGATTTCAAGAGCATTAAAAGGATTAGCTCGTGAGCTAAATGTACCAGTTGTTGCTTTATCACAGCTTTCTCGTAGTGTTGAACAAAGAACTGATAAAAGACCAATGATGTCTGATTTAAGAGAATCAGGAGCAATCGAACAAGATGCCGATATTGTAGCATTCTTATATCGTGATGATTATTATAATAAAGAAGATAGTGAACATCCTAATCAAGTTGATGTGATTTTTGGAAAACATCGTAATGGTGCTACTGATACAATTACTTTAACTTTTGAAAAAGATGTAAATAAGTTTTTAAATATTGAATATCGAGATTTTGAATAA
- a CDS encoding phosphoribosyl 1,2-cyclic phosphodiesterase (product_source=COG1235; cath_funfam=3.60.15.10; cog=COG1235; pfam=PF00753; superfamily=56281) translates to MNIYNLSSGSKGNATLIECDNFNILIDAGGTKKYLINSLAEIGKSINDIDMVLVTHFHTDHSKNLNYFSNEIIYSQKIEHKSLGLNIDNDFYGISIKPFALSHDESCLGFQIKENNETYTHISDTGYIKNEYISLISESDYLYLEFNHDIQMLRESNRPAHVKKRILSDKGHMNNQDAAIVLAKGSNKLKEVLIAHISEEANTISAIKNEIDKVFSDFNKTIDFKIKYTAHQKVIKCGDCSED, encoded by the coding sequence ATGAATATATATAATTTAAGTAGCGGTTCTAAAGGAAATGCAACCTTGATAGAATGTGATAATTTTAATATATTAATAGATGCTGGTGGTACAAAAAAATATCTTATTAATTCTTTAGCAGAAATTGGTAAAAGTATTAATGATATTGATATGGTTTTAGTAACTCATTTTCATACTGACCATTCAAAAAATTTAAATTATTTTAGCAATGAAATTATTTACAGCCAGAAAATAGAACATAAATCACTAGGGTTAAATATTGATAATGATTTTTATGGAATAAGTATTAAACCATTTGCTTTAAGTCATGATGAAAGTTGTTTAGGTTTTCAAATAAAAGAAAATAATGAAACATATACTCATATTAGTGATACTGGTTATATAAAAAATGAATATATTTCCCTTATAAGTGAAAGTGATTATTTATATCTTGAATTTAACCATGATATTCAAATGTTGCGTGAGTCAAATAGACCTGCACATGTCAAGAAAAGAATATTATCTGATAAAGGGCATATGAATAATCAAGATGCTGCAATTGTGCTTGCTAAAGGATCGAATAAGTTAAAAGAGGTCTTGATTGCTCATATAAGTGAGGAAGCAAATACAATTAGTGCGATAAAAAATGAGATTGATAAAGTATTTAGTGATTTTAATAAAACAATTGATTTTAAAATTAAATATACTGCTCATCAAAAAGTGATAAAGTGTGGTGATTGCAGTGAAGATTAA
- a CDS encoding 23S rRNA (pseudouridine1915-N3)-methyltransferase (product_source=KO:K00783; cath_funfam=3.40.1280.10; cog=COG1576; ko=KO:K00783; pfam=PF02590; superfamily=75217; tigrfam=TIGR00246), with translation MIAVKIKIICIGKLKEKYLKDGISEFLKRLKVYAKVEIIEVDETKICDNPSDSEIKNVIEDEAKKIEKYLQTSDYVITLDVKGKTINNMEYVKMIDNACLNGYSSFSFIIGGSYGISNRLVDLSNFNWSFSKLTFTHQMIRLLLIEQIYRGFKIMKNEPYHK, from the coding sequence GTGATTGCAGTGAAGATTAAAATAATTTGTATTGGTAAATTAAAAGAAAAATATTTAAAAGATGGCATAAGTGAATTTTTGAAAAGATTGAAAGTTTATGCAAAAGTTGAAATAATTGAGGTTGATGAAACGAAAATTTGTGATAATCCAAGTGATAGTGAAATTAAAAATGTTATTGAAGATGAAGCAAAAAAAATAGAAAAATACCTTCAAACAAGCGATTATGTTATTACTTTAGATGTTAAAGGTAAAACAATTAATAATATGGAATATGTCAAAATGATTGATAATGCTTGTTTAAATGGTTATTCAAGCTTTAGCTTTATTATTGGTGGTAGTTATGGTATCTCAAATAGACTTGTTGATCTTAGTAATTTTAATTGGTCTTTTTCAAAATTAACTTTTACTCATCAAATGATTAGATTATTACTAATTGAACAAATTTATCGTGGTTTTAAAATTATGAAAAATGAACCATATCATAAATAA
- a CDS encoding uracil-DNA glycosylase (product_source=KO:K03648; cath_funfam=3.40.470.10; cog=COG0692; ko=KO:K03648; pfam=PF03167; smart=SM00986; superfamily=52141; tigrfam=TIGR00628) — MDTNNDFEIINDIEKQLLKDIDQSWYSFLKKERNKEYYHNLIEKLTSSYQKTNIYPDLYDILKPMKIISKAEVKVVIIGQDPYHTPLVADGLAFSSKQNKIPPSLKNIFKEIKSDLNIVNESPDLTSWAKQGVFLINSVLSVEENKAKSHHKLGWSDFVINLIKDLDKNIQLIFVLWGNDAQKYEKYLNNAIVIKGVHPSPLARGGFFGGKYFSKINDILKQQNKLPIDWRTY, encoded by the coding sequence ATGGATACAAACAATGATTTTGAAATTATTAACGATATTGAAAAACAATTGTTAAAAGATATTGATCAAAGCTGGTATTCATTTTTAAAAAAAGAACGAAATAAAGAATATTATCATAATTTGATTGAAAAGTTAACAAGTTCTTATCAAAAAACGAATATTTATCCAGATTTATATGATATTTTAAAACCAATGAAAATAATAAGCAAAGCTGAAGTTAAGGTGGTTATTATTGGACAAGATCCTTATCATACACCCTTGGTTGCTGATGGCTTAGCATTTAGTAGTAAACAAAATAAAATACCTCCTAGTTTAAAGAATATTTTCAAGGAAATAAAAAGTGATTTGAATATTGTTAATGAATCACCTGATTTAACAAGTTGGGCTAAACAAGGTGTATTTTTAATAAATAGTGTTTTAAGTGTTGAAGAAAATAAAGCTAAAAGTCATCATAAATTGGGGTGGAGTGATTTTGTAATTAACTTAATTAAAGACCTTGATAAAAATATACAATTAATTTTTGTTTTATGGGGCAATGATGCTCAAAAATATGAAAAATATTTAAATAATGCGATTGTGATTAAAGGAGTTCATCCATCACCTTTAGCACGTGGAGGATTTTTTGGTGGTAAATATTTTTCTAAAATAAATGATATCCTTAAACAACAAAATAAATTACCAATAGATTGGAGAACTTACTAA
- a CDS encoding dihydrofolate synthase/folylpolyglutamate synthase (product_source=KO:K11754; cath_funfam=3.40.1190.10,3.90.190.20; cog=COG0285; ko=KO:K11754; pfam=PF08245; superfamily=53244,53623; tigrfam=TIGR01499) codes for MKFTTLRQVLDYIENKTNFQLGILRVEKFLKQANIPFENLNYIHVGGTNGKGSVSYYLSNILIESGYKVGMFSSPSIEKHNDRIRINNEFIPDEAIIDFVNEYYEIIEQTEVTMFEIDVLMALDYFAKNKVEYVVMEVGMGGRFDGTNVIMPLFSIITNIGVDHQTYLGNDKLEIAYNKAGIIKKDNLVITGEKDKKCLKVIEDYALKMNAQVIETNIPEIVSLRPIIFNYNNYNNIELKTLADYQIKNSMIVLEAVNVLKNKYQMPIKDEVIKDVFKKKTWNGRFEIMSANPLIIIDGAHNVEGVKELTSSIMKFSEYKKTIMFAALEDKATDEMVSMLIDTNSEVVISEFDFYRTKKAIDINKNFNLEIALNYQEYLNEKIVKMKSDEMLIITGSLYFISEIRKFLINTLNLGEKVL; via the coding sequence ATGAAATTTACAACACTAAGACAAGTATTAGATTATATCGAAAACAAAACAAACTTTCAATTAGGAATTCTAAGAGTAGAAAAGTTTTTAAAGCAAGCAAATATTCCTTTTGAAAACTTAAATTATATTCATGTTGGTGGAACAAATGGAAAAGGAAGTGTTTCTTATTATTTAAGTAATATTTTAATTGAAAGTGGCTATAAAGTTGGTATGTTTTCAAGCCCAAGTATTGAAAAACATAATGATCGAATTAGGATAAATAATGAGTTCATTCCTGATGAAGCAATTATTGATTTTGTTAATGAATATTATGAAATAATTGAGCAAACTGAAGTAACAATGTTTGAAATAGATGTTTTAATGGCATTGGATTACTTTGCAAAAAACAAGGTTGAATATGTAGTTATGGAAGTTGGAATGGGTGGACGTTTTGATGGTACAAATGTTATTATGCCACTTTTTTCAATCATTACTAATATCGGAGTTGACCATCAAACATATTTAGGTAATGATAAATTAGAAATTGCCTATAATAAGGCTGGCATCATTAAAAAAGATAACCTTGTGATTACTGGTGAAAAAGATAAAAAATGTTTAAAAGTCATTGAAGATTATGCATTGAAAATGAATGCTCAAGTTATTGAAACAAATATTCCTGAAATTGTTTCACTTAGACCAATTATTTTCAATTACAATAATTATAATAATATTGAACTGAAAACATTGGCAGATTATCAAATTAAAAACAGTATGATTGTTTTAGAGGCGGTAAATGTCTTAAAAAATAAATATCAAATGCCTATTAAAGATGAAGTAATAAAAGATGTTTTTAAAAAGAAAACATGGAATGGTCGTTTTGAAATAATGAGTGCAAATCCACTAATAATAATTGATGGAGCTCATAATGTTGAAGGTGTAAAAGAATTAACAAGCTCAATAATGAAATTTAGCGAATATAAAAAAACAATTATGTTTGCAGCATTAGAAGATAAAGCAACTGATGAAATGGTTTCCATGCTAATTGATACTAATTCTGAAGTTGTGATTAGTGAGTTTGATTTTTATCGTACAAAAAAAGCTATTGATATTAATAAAAACTTTAATTTAGAAATTGCCTTAAATTATCAAGAATATCTAAATGAAAAAATAGTGAAAATGAAAAGTGATGAGATGTTAATTATAACTGGATCATTATATTTTATAAGTGAAATAAGAAAATTTTTAATCAATACTTTAAATTTAGGTGAAAAAGTACTATAA
- a CDS encoding phosphate acetyltransferase (product_source=KO:K00625; cath_funfam=3.40.50.10750; cog=COG0280; ko=KO:K00625; pfam=PF01515; superfamily=53659; tigrfam=TIGR00651): MLLDKMKENIKGKKIRIVLTEGEDERVLGAAVELANDDLVLPVLVGNVGNIEAVAKKNNWSLDKCELIDVASYDKREEMAATMTELRKGKQTKEECAKMLESTNYFGTMLVKMGLADGLVGGATYSTADTVRPALQLIKTKPQNKTVSSSFVIYDETQRYIMGDCAIIVDPSDDELCEIAVESANTARVFDIDPKVAFLSYSTKGSGKGAAVDKVVSAVNKMQELDVDFEYDGEFQFDAAFVESVGKLKAPESKVAGQANVFVFPNLECGNIGYKIAQRLGKLNALGPILQGLNAPINDLSRGCSKQDVYELCIVTAAQHLMV; encoded by the coding sequence ATGCTATTAGATAAAATGAAAGAAAATATTAAAGGTAAAAAAATTCGTATTGTATTAACAGAAGGTGAAGATGAAAGAGTTCTTGGTGCAGCAGTAGAGCTTGCTAATGATGATTTAGTATTACCAGTTTTAGTTGGTAATGTAGGTAATATTGAGGCTGTTGCTAAAAAGAATAATTGGAGTTTAGATAAATGTGAATTAATTGATGTTGCAAGCTATGATAAACGAGAAGAAATGGCAGCAACAATGACTGAACTTCGTAAAGGTAAACAAACAAAAGAAGAGTGTGCTAAAATGTTAGAATCTACTAATTATTTTGGAACAATGTTAGTAAAAATGGGATTAGCTGATGGATTGGTTGGTGGAGCTACATATTCTACTGCTGATACAGTTAGACCTGCTTTACAATTAATTAAAACAAAACCACAAAATAAAACTGTATCAAGTTCATTTGTAATTTATGATGAAACACAAAGATATATTATGGGTGATTGTGCTATTATTGTTGATCCAAGTGATGATGAATTATGTGAAATCGCTGTTGAATCTGCAAACACTGCTCGTGTTTTTGATATTGATCCAAAAGTTGCCTTTTTATCTTATTCAACAAAAGGTAGTGGTAAAGGAGCAGCAGTTGATAAAGTTGTTTCTGCAGTAAATAAAATGCAAGAATTAGATGTTGATTTTGAATATGATGGAGAGTTTCAATTTGATGCAGCATTCGTTGAAAGTGTTGGTAAATTAAAAGCTCCTGAATCTAAAGTTGCTGGTCAAGCTAATGTCTTTGTATTCCCTAACTTAGAGTGTGGAAATATTGGGTATAAAATTGCTCAAAGATTAGGAAAATTAAATGCATTAGGACCAATTTTACAAGGATTGAATGCGCCAATTAATGACTTATCAAGAGGTTGTTCAAAACAAGATGTTTATGAATTGTGTATTGTAACAGCAGCTCAACACTTAATGGTATAA
- a CDS encoding 3-hydroxy acid dehydrogenase/malonic semialdehyde reductase (product_source=KO:K16066; cath_funfam=3.40.50.720; cog=COG4221; ko=KO:K16066; pfam=PF00106; superfamily=51735): protein MSAYKVALVTGATGGIGSAIAKKLVEQGLKVVVTGRNADKLNSLVEELNRDNVVYYDTFDVNDYEAMKNFVEQLKMKNIEIDILVNNAGLALGLASFQEYDVSDMITMLDTNVKSLMLLSHLLVKGMVERNNGIIINIGSTAGQFAYPNGSVYCASKAAVKTLSDGMRVDLMATDVKVTTIMPGLVETDFSLVRFKGDNDRAKTVYQGIDALQGIDVAEAVWYVVNQPKRVQVSEIALLANQQGNGFTNFKK, encoded by the coding sequence ATGAGTGCTTATAAAGTTGCTTTAGTAACTGGTGCTACTGGTGGAATTGGTAGTGCGATTGCTAAAAAGCTTGTTGAACAGGGTTTAAAAGTTGTAGTTACTGGACGTAATGCTGATAAGCTTAATAGTTTAGTTGAAGAGTTAAATCGTGATAATGTTGTTTATTATGATACTTTCGATGTTAATGACTATGAAGCTATGAAAAATTTTGTTGAACAATTAAAGATGAAAAATATTGAAATAGATATTCTTGTTAATAATGCTGGTTTAGCATTAGGTTTAGCCTCATTTCAAGAGTATGATGTTAGTGATATGATAACAATGTTAGATACTAATGTTAAATCATTGATGCTATTAAGCCATTTACTTGTTAAAGGTATGGTTGAAAGAAATAATGGTATTATCATTAACATTGGTTCAACAGCAGGTCAATTCGCATATCCTAATGGTAGTGTTTATTGTGCATCAAAAGCTGCCGTTAAAACATTATCAGATGGAATGAGAGTGGACTTAATGGCAACTGATGTTAAGGTTACAACGATAATGCCGGGCTTAGTTGAAACTGATTTTAGTTTAGTTCGTTTTAAAGGTGATAATGATAGAGCAAAAACAGTTTACCAAGGAATCGATGCTTTGCAAGGTATTGATGTAGCTGAAGCAGTATGGTATGTTGTTAACCAACCTAAAAGAGTGCAAGTTAGTGAAATAGCTTTACTTGCTAATCAACAAGGAAATGGGTTTACAAATTTTAAGAAATAG
- a CDS encoding hypothetical protein (product_source=Hypo-rule applied; cath_funfam=2.40.50.100; cleavage_site_network=SignalP-noTM; transmembrane_helix_parts=Inside_1_6,TMhelix_7_24,Outside_25_365,TMhelix_366_388,Inside_389_394), producing the protein MKRFKKLFLMFNLIIFITSINVLADDSSSIVNVTKKYVFTISGSTGYVDRSLGSVVMEVPNAGNGYTRKSRVKLKFKKNIDPSTPYEFVSFRYSYIPSLIGFERQGASPYDSRGSILKYSSPGRYVNVNSTYIDWSGATRNLDIEVKLDNEDGTPLELIKGSDLFDSGDVNNVRYVNFPNRSIDPNELIASRKMDFNLVDTYEYNYIFSYQIPLDVIYQAEGYSYANYSVGRAETTLSGMVEVSLTKPNDYKICKGETIKLDTTVSSADVDKSEAEWYGTFQFKKKGINKWVDINPKFMENLEKKTNPSYSFKPNSSYNEALFRYKYVHKRDENVVVYSKTSSLKILSSKKCNVDNKKNKKTKKKLPATGNSYLTLNVCILVFGLIVVKIKRVI; encoded by the coding sequence ATGAAACGTTTTAAAAAATTATTTTTAATGTTTAATTTAATAATATTTATAACATCAATAAATGTTTTGGCAGATGATTCATCATCAATTGTAAATGTTACAAAAAAATATGTCTTTACTATTAGTGGAAGTACTGGATATGTTGATCGCAGTCTTGGCAGTGTTGTTATGGAAGTACCAAATGCGGGTAATGGTTATACTAGGAAAAGTCGTGTTAAATTGAAATTTAAAAAGAATATTGATCCGAGTACACCTTATGAGTTTGTGAGTTTTAGGTATTCATATATTCCATCACTAATTGGTTTTGAAAGACAAGGTGCCAGTCCTTATGATTCTAGAGGGTCAATTCTAAAATATTCTAGCCCTGGAAGATATGTAAATGTCAATAGTACTTATATTGACTGGTCTGGTGCGACAAGGAATCTTGATATAGAAGTTAAGTTAGATAATGAAGATGGCACTCCTTTAGAATTAATTAAGGGGAGCGACTTATTTGATAGTGGAGATGTCAATAATGTACGTTATGTTAATTTTCCAAACAGGTCAATTGATCCAAATGAGTTAATTGCAAGTAGAAAAATGGATTTTAATTTAGTAGATACGTATGAATATAATTATATATTTAGTTATCAAATTCCATTGGATGTTATCTATCAAGCCGAAGGTTATTCTTATGCAAATTATAGTGTGGGTAGGGCAGAGACAACTCTAAGTGGAATGGTGGAAGTATCTTTAACTAAACCAAATGATTATAAAATTTGTAAGGGTGAAACAATTAAGCTCGATACAACAGTATCATCCGCTGATGTTGATAAGTCTGAGGCTGAATGGTATGGTACATTTCAATTTAAGAAAAAGGGTATTAATAAATGGGTAGATATTAACCCTAAATTCATGGAAAACCTTGAAAAAAAGACTAATCCAAGTTATTCTTTTAAACCTAATTCAAGTTATAATGAGGCACTGTTTCGCTATAAATATGTGCACAAGCGTGATGAAAATGTTGTGGTTTATTCAAAAACGAGTAGTTTGAAAATATTATCATCAAAAAAATGTAATGTAGATAATAAAAAAAATAAGAAAACGAAAAAGAAACTACCAGCAACTGGTAATAGTTATTTGACTTTAAATGTGTGTATACTTGTGTTTGGATTAATTGTTGTAAAAATAAAAAGAGTTATATAA